TTGTGGGTGAAGAACGATTTCATCGCGGCATTGATATAGCGGCACAAGAGGGGACATCAGTGCATCCTGCTATGGATGGTGTAGTGATATTCAGCGGTGAGAAGGAAGGTTATGGAAATATAGTTGAGATAAGGCATGATAATGGATACCTTACCCGTTATGCCCATAATCAGAAGAATATGGTGAAAGAAGGCGACAGGGTAACAACCTCTGATATAATAGCAGCAGTTGGTAAGACAGGGAGGGCAACGGGGCCGCACCTTCATTTTGAGGTAAGGATAGAGGGATTTGCTGTAAATCCTATAAATATGATAAATTTTGGTTAAAGTTTTGACAGGATTTACCGATATAAAGGTAGACTCCTTATAAAAATATGTCGGTTTTATGACAATAATCTTATAAAGAGAAAAAATCCTGGAGGTGTGAACATGAGGATTACAGATAAAAGTGCATTGGTAGAATTGGCAGGTTATCTCAAAGGGACCGATAATATATCCCAAAGACATGATGCCAATCTCAAAGACATATCTAAAGATAAGGCGGATAAGGTTGAGTTATCCCAGAGGTCTAAAGAGATTCGGAAGGCAAGAGAGGTAGTAGAGGCATCTCCGGATATAAGGGCAGAAAAGGTTGATAGTATAAAGAAGGCAGTAGAAAATAATGCCTATAATATCAAAGGCGAAGAGATTGCACGGAGTATAATAAAAAGGTCACTCATAGATACCGTGTTGTAAAAAAGGCGAGAAAGGCGAAAGGCGGGAAAGGGGACTGTCC
This region of Deltaproteobacteria bacterium genomic DNA includes:
- the flgM gene encoding flagellar biosynthesis anti-sigma factor FlgM, whose product is MRITDKSALVELAGYLKGTDNISQRHDANLKDISKDKADKVELSQRSKEIRKAREVVEASPDIRAEKVDSIKKAVENNAYNIKGEEIARSIIKRSLIDTVL